GTGAGTTATTTCTCAGAATCCtgggtgtttgatttttttatattcccCTCTACCCACATACCTCCCACAGACAGGTAGGCAGTCagacaggcagaaagacagacagacagagaccccAGACAGATGATTTTCTGAATATGAATGATAGATGCCAAAACCTACACACTGGACCATTAAGAATTCTGTAGATGGCGATGCTCTTAGAAAAAGATAGCCCCGCTCACCTCTAAGGATGCTGCTTGGGATCTCGAGTAAGCGTGAcaaaggtgtgtcttcctgcaGAGTAGAAGCTGTGATATCCTCACAGGCGTGTTCTCGTTGTCTGTCAGCCCAGGCCACTGTCACCCTAGGGGGTGTCTCAGAGTCACAGAGGGCTTTGTCACCGCCGTCCCACACTGTGCCCACCATTAAGAGTCACTGCTCGAAGAAGGCTCTGtttgtttaattgtgtgtgtgtgtcacaggagTTGAAGACAAGAAAGAGGTAGCACACTTATCCCAAACCAGCAATATTCTGAGATCATACAAGATACTTATGTACCTAACCAAAGATAATGTATCTCGTGTAACTATAGTTACAAGACATTAAAACAACTGTTTAACTGTTTtccagcattgtgtgtgtgtgtgtgtgtgcgtgcgtgtttaAAGGACCCTCTACCTAGACACTGATACCACTTATCCACGTAGTATTTATTAAATGGCGGCTTTGAAGATAGGACTTGTGTCTTATGCTATGATGCTAACAGTCTAGCACTCTGTATGCGAATGATGGAGTTAATTTGGTTTCAGTTCTCTGTTTCAACAGGGGCTGTTCTGAACTGAATCACTTCCTAAAGTAGTGTGGTGTGGCAGATTTTATCCACTGGGACTTAGGGAAGTGGGCTTACCTTTCTTCTTTAACTTGATGTTCTGAAGGTGGCATGGAGCTCACACCCTAAACTTGAGGGCTCCTTGTCTGTCAAGAGTAACATTAACGTCTTCGTCAGTAGAAACTACACAGTAAGAAGAAGCCAAAGCGTAgagcaaacctctatctccaggAAATATTGCAGCTAAATTACAGCCATgatgtagcaacaaaaacaattttatggttgggatcaccacgactggaggaactgtgttaaagggttgcaacgTTGGGAAAGCTGAGAATCGCTGACCTGAAGGACTATAGGAAGATGGCCTCACTGTAGAGTTTCTTAGGAACAAATAGAAGCCAGTGCTTCTCAGGAGGGCCAACTCGGGAAAGCTGGCGCCTCCTGTGGTGCTCTGCTCTGAGGTCAGATGTGACTAACAGCAAAAGTGAATCCATTCAGAGGTGCGCTTTTTGTGTAACCAACCTCCCATCCACTGGTGCAGTGAACCTCCCACCCCCCCATCCTCTGTGTCCATGCCTAGCCCCTGGCAATCTGTCTGATGATAGCCAATACCAGCTCAGCTTGGCTTAAACATAAGCTGGACAAGTTTGCAAAGATGATTGCTGGGAGTGGATAGGGCTGGGGAGGGCTCCGGTTCGTCGTCACAGTTTTATAGAACTGCAGGCTAGCAGGCCCAAGAAGGCCAGATGGAAGTGTGGGTATCACAGGATGAATGTTACCTTAGCAAGTGAGTTCCCAGCTTCTGAGAGTATAGGAAACGAAGCCCCAAGCTCGCTCCCTGAGCTGCTGAAGTTCTGCATTTTTTGAGAGAAGCAGTGTTCAAAACCAGCCTAACTCCTGAATTCAAGAGTTTAGCCAAGCACTTTATATTGCCTCCTTaagaagaaaagtttattttaattaagtgTGGATGCAGCTGTTAGAAGTGAAGACTCCTCTGTGGCAGGCAGGACATATGCAGCTGGTAAACGCCGCTACTTCCCTAGTCCAGCAGAGGGCGAAAGGGAGTCTTAGCTTACCACACTCCCACTTCCCAACCCCTAGGGATATGTACACCAAGTGCAAGTGGCCACAGCATCTCCAGGCcagcagaaggagaagggagcTTTTTAGTTAATATTTCACGCAAGTCtactttagaaaaagaaaaaagctgttaGACTCCAAAGCAAAGTTCGTAACATACTTAGAAATCAGAGAGCTCAATCTGATCCTTTTATGACTAAATCCTGAGGCCAGTAGTCTTACATTACAAAAAGAGGAGGTTGTTATTAAAACACAGTAACAACTGCATTGGGGGTTTTTATCTACCTGTTGCTAATTTGGCTTTCTTCAGCCATATTGAAAGGAAGATAAAATTCCTCTGTGTGGTTTTCAGGGAAGCCTGTGCTTGCCTGGATAGGATGAGGTGTCACAATTGGGGGTCCTCAGCCTGTGCTTGCCTGGGTAGGTTGCCATGCCACAGCTGGGGGACCTCAGAAGTAACCTCTGAGATAGAGTTAGGGATATTTACTGAAGAACATTTCCAGCATCTGTACTCCTGGATGGGAGTCAGGAAGGGCAGGTAGAAGGGAAGACACAGCTCAGTCCCAGAGTGCTTTTCCTGACGTCAGCCTCCTGACTTGAGTGTGAGCAGAGGAGTCCACCTGCCACCCCAACGATGGGAAACAAAATCTTTCTGATGATTGACAGAGTGAGATTTAATAAAACCGCCAATTTTCTTCATCAGTGattcttgttctttaaaaattgttagtGTATTTATTGTACGAAACAGTGGGTTTCATTATGATCTTTCCATACAGAAActcataaatatatagtatacatatatgtatactatatatgtatgtgtgtgtgtgtgtgtatatactctccttgctcttctttttcttcctttcccctcttcctctgacCTGTTTATTTCCAAATCATGAAGGATTTTCTTAAATGAAATTGGATTTTTGCCTGTTTATTACTTTATGCATGTGCTTGTaatgctgggacccaaacccagggccttgcccaTGCTTAGGCAAAGCCTCTCCCcctgggctgcatccccagccttcAGTTTATTACTGTTAGTAGAAATAGCACACGCCCGGGATAAAGAACCGTTGTCCCCAGTGCTGTTTCAGAACACTGCCTTGACTTACCCACAAAGTCACCATAGCCACACACACCGTGGCTTTTGTAAACTCTGAGCAGGTGCCAGGAGGAGAGGTCAGGCGATGTGCTAGTGGTAGGAACACGTTGTCCTTTGAAAGTCTCTGCAGTCACACTGAGAACTGTCCACGCTGGGGGAAGGACTGGGTGAGCGAGACTGCCTTGGCAAAACCGGAGGCTGACTTCACGTGATGGCGTCAGTGTGGAGAACAGGGACAGCGGCAGCGAGAAACACACAGGGGATGAGATGAGATGCGGTTGAGTTTTGGCGGTGCAAGGTCAAGAGGATTGGAGCGTATGGAAGCTCTCAACCTGAACAACTGAGCGTGTGGAAAGTCCCTTCCTCAAGGGGATGGCTGGGGAAGAGGAGGCCTGGGTGATGGCCAAGTGGTATTCCTGCTCATGCTGATGATGCCACAGAGCCCTTCCACCTGGGAAAGGGCAGGCCCACAGCAGTGTTGGTAGCTGGGTCTCTGCAACGCCTGAGGTCTGGTTTGGCGCCCGTGTGTTTCACGGAGGTCGGAGCTTTTCCTATTAAGGCACCTTGGCCGTGTGCTTCCTGTAatagtctttttctctttttgttcctAGGAATGGTGCAAAAGCTAGATCAGAAACTTCCGGTGGCTAACGAGTACCTGTTGCTCTCCGGAGGAGTCCGAGAAGGTGTGGTGGACCTGGACCTGGATGAGCTGAATGTCTATGCCCGGGGCACAGACTATGACATGGACTTTACCCTCCTGGTGCCAGCCCTTAAGCTGCATGACCGCAATCAGCCTGTGACCCTTGATATGCGCCACTCAGCCCTGTGCCACTCGTGGCTGAGCCTCCGGCTCTTTGATGAGGGGACGATCAGTAAGTGGAAAGATTGTTGCACAATCGCCGATCACATCAACGGTGCCACCAACTACTTCTTCTCTCCCACCAAAGTGGCTGACTGGTTCTATGACTCCATCAGCATTGTCCTctcagagatacaaaagaaaccCCAGCGAGGGATGCCAAAGGTGGAGAAGGTGGAAAAAAACGGgaccatcatctccatcattcTGGGCGTGGGGAGCAGTCGCATGTTGTACGACATCGTCCCTGTGGTGTCCTTCAAAGGCTGGCCCGCAGTGGCCCAGAGCTGGCTTATGGAGAACCACTTCTGGGATGGGAAGATTACTGAAGAAGAGGTCATCAGTGGCTTTTACTTGGTGCCAGCTTGCTCCTACAAGGGTAAGAAGGACAATGAGTGGCGTCTGTCCTTTGCCAGGAGCGAGGTGCAGCTGAAGAAGTGCATCTCGGGTAGTCTCATGCAAGCCTACCAGGCCTGCAAAGCCATCATCATCAAACTCCTGTCAAGGCCCAAGGCTATCAGCCCCTATCACCTGCGGAGCATGATGCTCTGGGCCTGTGACCGACTCCCAGCCAGCTACCTGGCTCAGGAAGACTATGCAGCCCACTTTCTGCTGGGTCTCATTGACGACCTGCAGCACTGTCTGGTCAACAAGATGTGCCCTAATTATTTCATCCCTCAATGCAACATGCTGGAGCACCTGTCGGAGGAGACGGTCATGCTCCACGCCCGGAAGCTGTCCTCCGTGCGCTCCGATCCCGCCGAGCACCTACGCACCGCCATTGAGCACGTGAAGGCAGCCAACCGGCTGACCCTGAAGCTGCAGCGGCGGGGCAGCACCACCAGCATCCCCTCCCCGCAGTCGGATGGAGGGGACCCCAATCAGCCTGATGATCGTCTGGCCAAAAAACTGCAGCAGCTAGTGACTGAGAATCCGGGGAAGTCCATCTCGGTCTTTATTAACCCCGATGACGTCACGAGGCCCCATTTCAGAATCGACGATAAATTTTTCTGAGTGACTTGTtgacctttttttccttcttcctcttggtTCTAAGACTTCCGTAACGTGTAGCGTGGTTTGTGATATTGTCATTCTGTTTTTACATATCCAGCTTACATTGGATTTGTTAAGGACACGTTTTTAAGTTTCCTGGTTCTGCAGGACGGTGCAGGCTCTGAAACAGTATTATTACTATTTCATATTCTGCCTGATTTTTGCTGTTGGTTTTCTAGTTATTGTcacatggtttttgttgttgttgttgttttttatgatgtcatttttaaggAGAACTTGAGCCATATAGACGACACTGCCCATGAATCCTCGTTCTTGCTTTCTGCCTCACACTCGGTGTGGATCTGTTGGTGGATTTGGGGGAACACATTTCCTTGTTGCATATTCGAACCCTTTCTCcacttttgttctctttttgaCCTTGTTCTTCTCCTGAGTTTTCACTGAGATGGGTATCTGCTAGTCCTAAGAACCTggaggccctgtgcatgctggctGCGTTTCTTTCTTCGATCAGAAGAGTTTCCCGCTTCTACCGGATCGGAAACTTTCAAGAGAGAACGATGCACATTGTGTTTCCGAGCAACCTCATTGAATGTAATTGTCCTCAAATCTGCAAACATTGGAGGGAGGATTTGATAGCTTTCCAAACAGAATTAAGGTTTCCAAATGTGAGTTTTAGTGTTTGTAATTATTTGAAGCCTTATTTAAATCCTATTCAGGAGCACACCATTCTAATTGTTATTTGCACTAATGAAGTCTTCGCCATTGTCATAGCTGCAGTGTGTGTTTCAGTGTACATTAACATCCTTTCCGGAAACGTCGTCGCTTTTCATTTCGTCCAGTTCTCTGGGTCGATAGAATGAGTCTCTGCGTTTGTCTAGTTCTCCTTTAATTGTGGGTCCCGTTTTACCCTCCTTGGTAGTTCTGGTTCCTGCCTTACCGAGGGAAGTTTTTGATGCTTTATACCTGTTCACTGACTAGCTAGAGCTTGGGAAGATAATACTTGACAAAGTGGgtgtctttgtatttatttctttggggGTTCTAGagatttttctcttcccctctcctttttaaaagtctctttaTTTCTCCTGAGACCTTGCTGGAAACTGACAGGCAGAATTAGCCCCGAATTGAAGATACCATGCCTGTTCAGAGCAGGTTTCCCTGTAGAGCAGGAACCAGGAAATATCTAAGTGGCTGTGTTGGAATAAAGGAGTCCTATTTTCTGACTGAAACGATTTACCAGATTTAGGTGCTGTGGGGCGTTGGCCCCTGTTTTCGTGTGACCTGAAGGCAGATGGTGCCTGAGTCATTGACGGGCCTGCTGATCGAGATGGCCCATGATGTCTGCTAACAGAAAAGTCAAGCAACACGGTGGCTTTGGTCTTGAATGTCCAGACTCACAGGTTGGATTTTGGCCAGTTGGAATCAGACATATGTGGTCTTGGAGTTTTGCATGGGAATTAATGTAATATGCTTATAAATCAACAATCTCAagtcaaacacaaaaataaaaaagaaactcctGGCCTTGGAATCCTGTTGTCATTATTGCTTTGTAATCTCAaagtttctctccctcttctctaccTCCACGTCTTTCCTCCCATTTTCACTAAGAAGCCCCTTCTTTTTAGCCTGGAACACTAGATCTTTCAGCCTgagctctgagtgctgggatatcCATTATGTATCCCTACACCCAGCTTGAAATGGTTTTCGTCTTAGTAGTGGAGTAGTGGTCAGGAAGTACAGCCTCTGCCTTAGTCTTTCCTCCCATGTTCCGAGTGGTATACACTTACCTTTCACACAAATATTAAACATCCTTAAGTCTCATTAAAGAGCTGGTTCCCGGATCCAGATGTGCCTCCTGATTGGAAAAGTCAGTGAACACAAACCAACATTTCTTTAGTCTCAAACATGAAGGCGTGCCATCCAATTCCAGTTCTTCCATCCGGGGACGTACCCTGTGGAGAGCCAGGACAGAAGCCCATACTCCTCCCGGATACGGAGGAGGAAGCATTTGATTTATATTGGTACTGACAGGTATCACCCTGTCATGGCAACTGACGTCGGATAGCACTGTAGGAAATGGATCGGAAAGAATAAGTCCTCAGAACCTTGAGCCCAAAGCCTCTTCTCTTATGTGGTCTTCCTTATTAGCAGTATTTTAATCAGTTTTGAGCTAGGATCAGTTAGTTGCTATATTTAATCAAATATGTCAAGCTGAGCCGTATTGGGTGGTGTGTCCCTTTCTTTCTGGGATAGCTATGAAGGATTCATACCCTTGTATCTGTGTTTTTAGAGCTGGCATGTGCCGATTTCATTGATTCCTATCATAGTCTATTTACTTTAGCCATTCTGTTATATTGGATAGGCTCAAACAAAAGTCAGGTATACAGTTGACATGGGCAAATATAGTCGCAAATCATTGTTCTAAAGTATTGCACTGTCAGAATATATCCAGAACCAACATCTCAAGTACAGTTAGCTTCATCTTAAATGCTTTTACACACGGGCTTTCAGAATACTCATTGCAGGCATCATAAGGTTTTAGGACATTAATTCTGATGTTTTTCCCCTCTGCCACATCTAGTCATAGTGGAGATCACAGTATAGAAATTGTACACAGAAAAGAGCAAAGATCTCCGGGTGTTGGTAATCTTAGCACCCATTGTTTCATCTTCAGAATTCCTGTCCAGGCCACAAACCTGAGACTCTGAGGTCAAGAGTAAATGTATGGaatgttgcttaatactgttccCTTAAACATATTCCATTGAGTTCCCACTGGGCTGCCTTTCTGCAGCCTGGAAGACTGCTTTATCTCAtttgtatttcaaataaaatgcaaAGTCCTTAAGGCTGGAGCCATACTTTTATTACATGtggctgattttgtttttaattggagaCATTTACAAGTTATTACTCAACAGGCTTTTAGCTCTTCAATGGGGCGGGGTCTTGCTTATATCAAGAGTagatttttctctgccttttgcctCTTGAAGTGGAGGATCTACAGATGCAAGTAAAAGTTGGTTTCAGAGGTAGTGGGGCCACTCGAGTTTAAACCCTTCAAAGGCTAGTCTATTCTTAAAGTTAATAGAAAACATGGAACTACATGGCTAAGTTTGCTTTGGGGTAGAGGTTTGAGAATGGAGGAGGCATCCAGGCCTAGTGTGAGAGCCAATACTCCCATGTCACCCTGTGCACACTCAGGTATTCTTTCCTGTCACCAACGGGACATTTCTTCAGACTGACTTTGTAACACCTTCTTCTCCATTGTTGGCTATTTGGTTCAGATACTTACATTGCTGAGAGAAGTCCACCCCCCcatttttcaaaaatgttcaagtttttaaaatattttttttttcgtttttcgagaccgggtttctctgtggttttggagcctgtcctggaactagctcttgtagaccaggctggtctcgaactcacagagatctgcctgcctctgcctcccgagtgctgggattaaaggcgtgcgccaccaccgcccggctaagtttgttacattatgtatatatgcatgtgtttacaCATGCACGTGCAGatgtctatggaggccagaggcattggttGTCCTGGAGCTAAAGATAACAAACatgcagttgtgagtcacctgatgtggttgctggggtcTGACcttgtgtcttagggtttttattgctatgaagcgataccatgaccgtggcaactcttcCAAAGGAACACAAttaattgggtctggcttacagttcagaggtttagtccgctATTGTCATGGAATGGCAGGCACAACAGGAAGAGAACAAGACCTCACTCTACTCTTCAGAAAGCAGGAAGTGCCCTTCGTCACTGAACCAGCTCTCTACCACTCTCAACGTGTAaggtgcgcgcgtgtgtgtgtgtgtgtgtgtgtgttacaaaatTATTAGAGTTAAAAAGAGGCCACAGAGATCAGAGACTCCCAAAAATGCCTCAacaagaagcagaaacaggttCCTGATAGGGATGTAAGACAGATTTCATGGGAATAGGGGAGATCAGATCATTAACCCTAGTGGGGGAGCTGCTGCCGATGCTGTCAGATCCAGCCATGGGGCCAGAACTGAGCTGAGTCTCAGACTTGAGTTTAGGTTACAGAAGAGAGCTCCCAAGGAGGCTGTAAAGGTGAAAGACAGGGCTGGGTCTAATGAATTTGAGGGTGGACAAGCAGCAACTTGAATAGGCTGTATCAGTAGTGGCGGCTGAGCAGAGCTGAAGCTGGGACAGATGGGAGATCTGTGAGCCCCTTGAAGCACATACCAACTGTTGACAGATCAGTTGGGTCCTTCACCATCACGGGGTGGAGTGTTTTTAGAGGTCTGGATGAAAGAGGTGGAgcctttttttttggtctggtgtTTTCAATACTTTCTCAGGCCTGGTTTCACTGACAAAATTTTAATGTGCCCGTGCACCCTTCCCTCGAGTGCTACTGTGAGAAGTTTAGAGTTGTACTGCTTTCactcttaaaaatgttttctatggcaatggattcttgatcctattgcacgtaatggctttgtgggagcccaggtagtttggatgctcaccttaatagacctggatggaggtgggtggtccttggacctcccacagggcagagaaacctgcttgctctttgggctgaggaggaaggaagacttgattgggggagggggagggaatgggaggtggtggcggggaagaggcagaaatctttaataattaaataaattaattaataaaaaaataaaataaaataaaaatgttttcttccatcCTGTGACTCTTGGGTGGTGATGGAGGGTGTTTGTGTATTGATGGTGCAGAGTTGCCCTGCCTCTGCATATGCACTTAAAATGGAGCCACCTAGGGCAAGGCACAAGCTGATCAAGCAGCATTTTACACCATATTGTAGAGTAGCACAGCCCAACAGCCAGTCACCTGGAAGGATGATGGTCTAGCTGTTTGGCATTCTTGCATACCCTCAGTGTGCTCACTATTAAGGAACTGAAAGACTGTATACTCCCCATAGCAAGTTAGAGGGCAGCTTTTTCTGTATgaggccctttttttttttttttgagacaactAGAACTACACATCAAAGGACCCATTATTACACAGAGACCCTTAAAGACATAATTCATCTAACTTGGGACAGCATCCCAGATAAGCACTTGTTATCTGGGTTACCACCTCTCTGCCTAGGATCCATGGCCTTTTAATGGGGCATTAGTAAGGATTCAGTTTCCTTTGATATCAACTCTATCACATAATTAAGGAAAAGAGGGTTAAATGTGAGAGCATAAAATAAACCATAagatttcattttgctttcatgTCTGTAAAACAGGATTTGAGATTCTATTTTCCTCCTCACTGGCTTTTACTAGCTAGCTTAAATTGTCtcagtctccaaaaaaaaaaaatctcaattttagATCTATAAACCCACTTCTTTAAAATCTTTAAGTCTTCATGTTCccagcacatttttaaaaaattaagaatctCATTAAGTTGCAGCAATATGTCCAGTGGgcagcacaggcacctccagcacAGCTGTTATGGAAGTTCTTTGTAGATAAAAGTTTCTGCcctgccaggtcccacagccattcagtcccaaagaaacactcagaggcttatgttaattataaccTGCTTgattattagctcaggcttattaattatctcttacaacttaacccattattctttgtctatgtttagccacatggcttgttaccttttttcaatgaggcattctcatcttgcttgctctgcatctggctggtaactGACTCTGCAattctgcttcccagaattctcctagtctttctgcctggctactggccaatcagggttGTATTAAGccaacacaagtgacaaatctttacagtgtacagtgCATTCTCTCACAGAAGTTCTTGTCTGATCCTTTGCACTCATGAGCCTGTTTCATCATCACAAAATCTGAACACTGTACATCTCAATATCAAATCAAGTTAGGTAGCTTGTTCAAACTTACAGAGAATTAAGGATGTGGAAGAGTCAGGGTTTAGACCCATTTGTCTGTTTCATGAATTTAAAAGTTTTGGGGCCAAGGAGaaggctcagtacttaagagcatgttctactcttatagaggaccagagttcagtgtcTGCTACCAACATTGGGCAGTTCATGACTGCCGGTAATGCCAGCTCTAGGGAATCAGTACCTCTGGCTGCCTCAGGTATCTTCACTGTGAACACATAACCACCCTTCCCCACACATagacataactaaaaataataaatatttctaaaaagaaatttaaaacttccTATGTATGATGTCTCTGGGGTTTTAATCTAGTCTTACTATTTAGCACACACTTGCTTAATATAATTCATAGGGACCTGACTTTGGATAGCATAAGTCTTGGGCAAACTTTCAGAGTGTTTTGGGTCTCTGGAGAAATGTATCACTGAATGatccaaggaaaagaaaaataaccacttGCATGAAACTTTTGGTTGATGGGGGCGGGGGAAATGGTCAAAGTGACTCTATAGTCAGTGTAGACAAAGGAAGTGAAATAAAAAAGGTTACTATCAACAAAGCATTACTCCTTTCAAGATGTAAGGGGACAAGTGTTTTTGAAGAAAAGGTGTAGGTGAGGGTCTTAGTTGCATTTAAGGATTCAGTACAGCTGGAGGCAGGCAGCAACttgatataaaaatgaaagacGTGAATATACCACCTTGCAGTCTTAAAATGGCGTATTTATCATAAGGCTTAAAAATAGGATGCTTAACAAATTTCAAGCATTTATTGAAAACATTGAGAGACACTTCATCCTCTAAATTCTTTGCCTCTACACTCTATAATCTATGTTTTTATTCATAGCTTTAAGAATTAAAGATTGTGAGATACAGTTGCAATGGCAGCATAAGTGCCTGGTCCTCCGGAGAGCTGGCCTTCCTTGTGGTGACCATTGCTAGCTTGCaaaacagaattttgtttttaacttttgttcTTTGATCCTCCACACAGCTTTTCTTGGAAAATTTATGAAAATACTTGTTGTGTGAACCAAACTTGTCCTTGCTTAAGGGATTAAAATGCAGAGACTTCCCAGTTCACTTTGGAAAGTAAAATTGAACAACATCAGATCCTTTGTGGTTGATGGGCAGAtacttccaaaatatttttttacatttttctgacTAGAGctctgagaatgggaagctttaGAAAAAGGAGAGTTCTTCAGTAGCTGGGAAGGTCAGGAAGACGGCCCTGTGCACACTACAGTGCAGATGAGCTGGGCCACCTGGAGCACCGGTTGTCCCTTCATCTGCTATACGGCGTTGAGGCACTCACTTGCATTGGAAACCCGAGGGGTGAGATTTGTGGACCTTTAAAAATCCCCTTCCCATGGGTAACTTTTGGCTGCAGAGGGAAACCTGTCACCTGGATGGAAGGTGGACACAGAGAAGATTAAACAATAGCAGTCTATGTAGGGCTGATTGGTGGAATTTGCAGACTCGGGCCATGGGCTCTAGGTGAATTGAGAAGGATGCATGTGGCAGGCATCCCTTGGATAGAATCTAGCAACGAGCAGACCTTGCTCCAGCCTTTGCTCTTTGGTGGCATATGGTCTAGAGAGCTTCCCCAGAGTCAGGCTCATTGTCACAGGTACAAGTAGATCTCTCTTTATTTTCCACCTAGCTGTTTGTGACATTTTAAATTCATTGCTTACAAAAGGATTCTTTTGCTGGAAAATTGAAGGCTTTGCAGCTCTGGAATGATTAAAATAAAGCTAATGCATTGATCTTGACTAATCCACACATCACTTTTGTTGAGTTCTATATAggaattctaaaagaaaaaagcgAGTCACCTTTGGGATCATGTGACAGTAgctagattatatatataattgacTTAAATTTGATCTTTACATCCCATGTGCTCACCTTGCGGTGGAGACCTTTGGGGACAATGTCTCCCATCAAAACCCTGTGACTCTGACAGGATCACAGCGTGAGTCCAGCCAGGACAAACCTTCCTCTGGGTCACACTCACCTTCTGGCCTTCTCCTCTATGCTAATGTCTTCGGGAGGAAACCTACAAAGTGTGGCAGAGGAATAGAGAGCTGGGCAGGTCTGAGAATGACTCCCTCGTCTTTATAAGCATGATCTCAGCCTAGATGACTCTTGAATTGGGCCCCAGTTGCCCACTACTTCCTTATATCTGTGCCCGGTCTCAATTTTCATAGTATTTTTAGGTAATAGCCATATGGGACATGGGTGAATTAAGAGGTCCCTCTCAAATCTGTCCATGAAATTGCCTGTTTCCTTTTTCCTCATAACCTACAATCTTTTGATAGATCTCACACCCTCACGTTTCAGCTTCTTCATTCTTTCACACACTCCCAAAAACcaccaccgcccccccccccctcagTTTCCCATGACCTCTTAGAAAAATTTGTCTTCTAAGCATGCCCATTATCCCGCCAAAATTATCTTGACAAGCCCTCTGGAGTTTAGATAAGAAAACTACCGGTGCTGGGGTTTTCAATG
The Chionomys nivalis chromosome 3, mChiNiv1.1, whole genome shotgun sequence genome window above contains:
- the Mb21d2 gene encoding nucleotidyltransferase MB21D2 gives rise to the protein MKMAAPTASKAASLGCNNKPAFPELDFRSGARVEELNKLIQEFTRHDQREYDDQRALEIHTAKDFIFSMLGMVQKLDQKLPVANEYLLLSGGVREGVVDLDLDELNVYARGTDYDMDFTLLVPALKLHDRNQPVTLDMRHSALCHSWLSLRLFDEGTISKWKDCCTIADHINGATNYFFSPTKVADWFYDSISIVLSEIQKKPQRGMPKVEKVEKNGTIISIILGVGSSRMLYDIVPVVSFKGWPAVAQSWLMENHFWDGKITEEEVISGFYLVPACSYKGKKDNEWRLSFARSEVQLKKCISGSLMQAYQACKAIIIKLLSRPKAISPYHLRSMMLWACDRLPASYLAQEDYAAHFLLGLIDDLQHCLVNKMCPNYFIPQCNMLEHLSEETVMLHARKLSSVRSDPAEHLRTAIEHVKAANRLTLKLQRRGSTTSIPSPQSDGGDPNQPDDRLAKKLQQLVTENPGKSISVFINPDDVTRPHFRIDDKFF